CCCGCGACGAGAAGGTCGCCATCGCCCGGCAGATCGGCCTGACCCTGGCGAAGAATTTCGATCCGCGTGCCCTGCCGCTGATGGAGCGCTACGATCCCGAACTGCGCGACGACGATGTCAGCGAATGGCGCGCCCGGCTGCTGCTGCGCCTGGGTCGCTGGAGCGATGCCCATGCGCTGATCGAGCGCTTTCCGCCGAGTCTGGCCAAGGCCAACCGCTGGGAATACTGGCGCGCCCGCACCCTGGAACTGATGCAGCCGCAGAGCCCCACGGCGTTGCACGAATACGCCGAGGTCAGTCGCGAGCGTGACTACTACGGCTTCCTCGCCGCCGACCGCAGCAAGGCGCCCTACCAGCTCAACAACCGGCCGCTGGTGCTGAGCGAGGCACTCAAGCGCAAGGTACGCAACACCCCCGGCGTACAGCGCGCCCTGGAATTCATCGCCCGCGGCGAGCCGATCAATGCCCGCCGCGAGTGGTTCTACGTCAGCCGGCATTTCAACCGCGACGAGTTGGTCGCCCAGGCGCGCCTGGCCTATGACATGCAGTGGTACTTCCCGGCGATCCGCACCATCAGCCTGGCCAAGTACTGGGATGACCTGGACGTGCGCTTCCCCATCGCCTACCGCGAAAGCTTCCTGCGCGAGGCCCAGACCCGCGGCCTGCACAGCAGCTGGGTGTTCGCCATCACCCGCCAGGAAAGCGGCTTCATGGCCGATGCGCGTTCCGGGGTGGGGGCCATGGGTTTGATGCAGCTGATGCCGGCCACCGCCAGCCATACCGCCAGCAAGTTCGCCATCCCCCTGGCTTCGCCGCAACAGGCGCTGGCCCCGGAGAAGAACATCGAGCTGGGTACCGCCTACCTGTCCATGGTCAACGCCCAGTTCAACGGCAATCGGGTGCTGGCCTCGGCGGCCTACAACGCCGGGCCCGCGCGGGTGAAGCGCTGGCTGACCGGTGCGCGCCACCTGGCCTTCGATGTCTGGGTGGAGACCATTCCCTTCGACGAAACGCGGCAATACGTGCAGAACGTGCTGGCCTATGCGGTGATCTACGGCCAGAAGCTCAATGCGCCGCAGCCGCTGGTGGAGTGGAACGAGCGTTTCTTCGACGAGACCTGAGCGCCTGCCGGCCGATGCCGGCGCGCCGCAGCGGATTCGAAC
The window above is part of the Pseudomonas oryzihabitans genome. Proteins encoded here:
- a CDS encoding transglycosylase SLT domain-containing protein, which codes for MRGRLLCLLPLLLAPLIASTTSQAAPLEQQRQLYDQAKAALDKGDASFYLAHRGELRTYPLEPYLAYDELIKRVPGASDAEIETFLAEHGDLPQSNWLRLRWLRSLADRGDWTRFEKYYSPDYNFTELDCLHGQYLIAQGNASEGFKLAEKLWLAGKPQPTTCDGLFQAWAARGQLTEERVWERAKRAADKGEYGLVRALMPQLPTLASQAQRLIEVAQKPQLITNVQAFAPASESLADVVGLGLRKLARQDPEQAMPLLEIYSQRMPFTRDEKVAIARQIGLTLAKNFDPRALPLMERYDPELRDDDVSEWRARLLLRLGRWSDAHALIERFPPSLAKANRWEYWRARTLELMQPQSPTALHEYAEVSRERDYYGFLAADRSKAPYQLNNRPLVLSEALKRKVRNTPGVQRALEFIARGEPINARREWFYVSRHFNRDELVAQARLAYDMQWYFPAIRTISLAKYWDDLDVRFPIAYRESFLREAQTRGLHSSWVFAITRQESGFMADARSGVGAMGLMQLMPATASHTASKFAIPLASPQQALAPEKNIELGTAYLSMVNAQFNGNRVLASAAYNAGPARVKRWLTGARHLAFDVWVETIPFDETRQYVQNVLAYAVIYGQKLNAPQPLVEWNERFFDET